The following are from one region of the Nicotiana tomentosiformis chromosome 7, ASM39032v3, whole genome shotgun sequence genome:
- the LOC138896376 gene encoding uncharacterized protein, protein MSAPLENWEGQSTTRPPLFNDQYYSWWKTRMRDHIIGEDYELWDIVTDGPLATMKINAEGVEVPKTRADCTADDLRKWEKNAKAKKWLVCGLGPDKNSRIQSCTTAKKIWDTLQVAHEGTPQVKRIISEEDRVEKILTKVLRVTWERKITAIQESKNIATLKLYELIGNLTAYELRKQTMKIDVPKKERNLALRITEGSDLEDDEMAMITKDFKKYLKRGNDSSRSGSYSKPKAPKRQTNEVCYKCGKPDHHIKNCPQWEIEWKKERAE, encoded by the exons atgagtgcaccacttgaaaactgggaagggcaatccactacTAGGCCACCACTTTTCAACGAccagtattactcttggtggaaaaccaggatgagagatcacatcataggagaagactatgagctatgggatatTGTCACAGATGGCccactggctaccatgaagataaatgccgaaggagtagaggtgccaaagacaagagctgactgtactgctgacgacttgaggaaatgggagaagaatgctaaagccaagaaatggcttgtttgtggactcggtCCAGATAAGAACAGTAGAATTcaaagttgtaccactgctaagaaaatctgggacactttgcaagtggcccatgaaggaacccctcaagtgaagag gattatttctgaagaagacagagttgagaagattttgacaaaGGTTCTGCGAGTTACTTGGGAGAGAAAAATCACcgccattcaggaatcaaagaacattgccactcttaagttgtatgagctaattggaaatctcactgcttatgaacttagaaagCAAACCATGAAGATagatgtacccaagaaggaaaggaacctggcactcagaatcactgaaggttctgatctagaagatgatgaaatggctatgatcacaaaggacttcaagaagtacctaaaaagaggaaatgattcttcaagaagtggaagctacagCAAACCAAAGGCTCCTAAAAGGCAAACCAATGaggtatgctacaagtgtggtaagcctgatcaccacatcaagaactgccctcaatgggaaattgaatggaagaaggaaagagctgaatga